A genomic segment from Kallotenue papyrolyticum encodes:
- a CDS encoding 3-hydroxyacyl-CoA dehydrogenase/enoyl-CoA hydratase family protein, which yields MTYQIKQVAVIGAGTMGGGIAALIASVGIPVTLLDVPPRELTPEEQARGLTLQSPEVRNRIVRSLWERQLNAKPPALFTPDAARLVTLGNTEDDFDKLRQADWIIEAIVEQLEPKRQLMERIEAVRKPRAIVSSNTSGIPIAQIAAGRSAEFRRHFLGTHFFNPPRYLKLLELIPTPDTDPELVRFMQHWARRRLGKGTVIAKDRPNFIGNRIGIYVGQVRMLYALEHGYSIEEVDALTGPLIGNPKTATFRLADLVGLDVMAHVTDNLYQAVPDDEERERFRLPEVMRRLIQAGALGNKTGAGFYKKVTTPDGATEYHVLNLQTGAYEPPKKVRFELVGQARQIEDLGARLRMIFERGQGDRAGDYIINTTLPILAYAARRVPEIADSLRDIDNAMRWGFNLEMGPFELWDALGVRKTVELMRQRGIAVPAWVEQMLAKGHESFYRYEDGRLTGVYDPMRGEYVPIERPPTVIVLRELHGTRAELRRNDSASLLDLGDGVLGLEFHAKANALDPQIFEMGYAALQLLEHDAWQALVIGNQGPDFSVGANLGLFIGAVQSGQLGMVEPAVKQMQDLLLALRYAAKPVVTAPFRRVLGGGTEVALHGARIVAAAETYMGLVEFGVGLIPAGGGCKEVLRRIVAPNVREGVDVLPFIQQAFELIGFAKVSESAAHARQLGFLGPLDRIVMNDDELIGEAKRVALELVEEGYTPPLRQDTPIYAVGRRAKAAMLTAIKQMEWGRFISPYDAHIARKLAHVLAGGDLSAPQWVSEQYILDLEREAFLSLLGEPKTQERIAHMLKTGKPLRN from the coding sequence ATGACCTATCAGATCAAACAGGTGGCCGTGATCGGCGCCGGCACGATGGGCGGTGGCATCGCGGCCTTGATCGCCAGTGTCGGCATTCCGGTGACGCTGCTGGATGTGCCGCCGCGCGAGTTGACGCCCGAAGAGCAGGCGCGCGGCCTGACGCTCCAGTCGCCGGAGGTGCGCAACCGCATCGTGCGCAGCCTGTGGGAGCGCCAGCTCAACGCCAAACCGCCGGCGCTCTTCACGCCCGATGCCGCGCGCCTGGTAACGCTGGGCAACACCGAGGACGACTTTGACAAATTGCGCCAGGCCGACTGGATCATCGAGGCGATTGTCGAGCAGCTCGAACCCAAGCGCCAGTTGATGGAGCGCATCGAGGCGGTGCGCAAGCCGCGCGCGATCGTCTCCAGCAACACCTCCGGCATTCCGATCGCCCAGATCGCCGCGGGCCGCAGCGCCGAGTTTCGCCGTCACTTTCTGGGCACGCACTTCTTCAACCCGCCGCGCTACCTGAAGCTGTTGGAGCTGATCCCCACGCCCGATACCGATCCCGAACTGGTGCGCTTCATGCAGCACTGGGCGCGCCGCCGCCTAGGCAAGGGCACGGTGATCGCCAAGGATCGGCCTAACTTCATCGGCAACCGCATCGGCATCTACGTCGGCCAGGTGCGCATGCTCTACGCCCTGGAACACGGCTACAGCATCGAAGAGGTTGACGCGCTGACCGGGCCGCTGATCGGGAACCCCAAAACGGCCACCTTCCGCCTGGCCGATCTGGTGGGGCTGGACGTGATGGCGCACGTCACCGACAACCTCTACCAGGCCGTGCCCGACGACGAGGAGCGCGAGCGCTTCCGGCTGCCCGAGGTCATGCGCCGCCTGATCCAGGCCGGCGCGCTCGGCAACAAGACGGGTGCGGGCTTCTACAAAAAGGTCACCACCCCCGACGGTGCGACCGAGTACCATGTGCTCAACCTGCAGACCGGCGCCTACGAACCGCCCAAAAAGGTGCGCTTCGAGCTGGTGGGCCAGGCGCGTCAGATCGAGGACCTGGGCGCGCGCCTGCGCATGATCTTCGAACGCGGTCAGGGCGATCGCGCCGGCGACTACATCATCAACACCACGCTGCCGATCCTGGCCTACGCCGCGCGGCGCGTGCCCGAGATCGCCGACTCGCTGCGCGATATCGACAACGCCATGCGCTGGGGCTTCAACCTGGAGATGGGCCCCTTCGAGCTGTGGGATGCGTTGGGCGTGCGCAAAACGGTCGAACTGATGCGCCAGCGCGGCATTGCCGTGCCGGCGTGGGTCGAACAGATGCTGGCTAAGGGCCATGAGTCGTTCTATCGCTACGAGGATGGCCGCCTCACCGGCGTGTACGACCCCATGCGCGGCGAGTATGTGCCGATCGAACGGCCACCGACGGTGATCGTGCTGCGCGAACTGCACGGCACGCGCGCCGAGCTGCGCCGCAACGACTCGGCCAGTCTGCTGGATCTGGGCGATGGCGTGCTGGGTCTGGAGTTTCACGCCAAAGCCAACGCACTCGATCCGCAGATCTTTGAAATGGGCTACGCCGCGCTCCAGCTGCTGGAGCACGATGCGTGGCAGGCGCTGGTGATCGGCAACCAGGGGCCGGACTTTTCGGTGGGCGCCAACCTGGGGCTGTTTATCGGCGCGGTGCAGAGCGGTCAGCTCGGCATGGTCGAGCCGGCGGTCAAGCAGATGCAGGATCTGCTGCTGGCGCTGCGCTACGCCGCCAAGCCGGTGGTTACCGCTCCGTTCCGGCGCGTGCTGGGCGGCGGGACTGAGGTGGCGCTGCATGGCGCGCGCATCGTGGCAGCGGCGGAGACCTATATGGGCCTGGTCGAATTCGGCGTGGGCCTGATCCCGGCGGGCGGCGGCTGCAAGGAGGTGCTGCGCCGCATTGTCGCGCCCAACGTGCGCGAGGGCGTGGACGTGCTGCCCTTTATCCAGCAGGCCTTTGAGCTGATCGGCTTTGCCAAGGTCAGCGAGAGCGCGGCGCATGCCCGGCAGCTTGGCTTTCTCGGCCCGCTGGATCGCATCGTGATGAACGATGATGAGCTGATCGGCGAGGCCAAGCGCGTGGCGCTGGAGTTGGTCGAGGAGGGCTACACCCCACCGCTGCGCCAGGACACGCCGATCTACGCGGTGGGCCGGCGCGCCAAGGCGGCGATGCTGACCGCGATCAAACAGATGGAGTGGGGCCGCTTTATCTCGCCCTACGATGCGCACATCGCGCGCAAGCTGGCGCATGTGTTGGCCGGTGGCGACCTGTCGGCGCCGCAGTGGGTCAGCGAGCAGTACATCCTCGACCTGGAGCGCGAAGCGTTTCTGTCGCTGCTGGGCGAGCCCAAAACGCAGGAGCGCATCGCGCACATGCTCAAAACCGGCAAGCCGCTGCGGAACTAG
- a CDS encoding acyl-CoA dehydrogenase family protein: MAMQATDRALDFYLFDELLTPEERAVRDRVRTFFDEEVTPIINPYWERGEFPFELIPKLAQLNVAGGTIQGYGCPGLSSVAAGLVGMEMARGDGSICTFFGVTSGLAMGAIYYCGSEEQRQQWLPAMARLEKIGAFGLTEPWIGSDAAHIQTTATRVGDRYVLNGAKRWIGNASFADVTVIWARDSETGQVSGFLVEKGTPGFETTVMQGKLAKRAVLNADIRLTNCEIPEANRLAHANSFKDTANVLKNTRYGVAWEAVGHALAAFEIARAYALKRQQFGRPIASYQLIQQKLVQMLGEVTAMQLLCWRLSKLRDEDKMTEGMASLAKQQCAARARQVVALGREILGGNGILLDYNIARHFADMEAVYTYEGSNEINTLVVGREITGLQAFVG, translated from the coding sequence ATGGCGATGCAGGCGACAGACCGGGCGCTGGACTTCTACCTCTTCGACGAGTTGCTGACGCCCGAAGAACGCGCGGTGCGCGACCGTGTGCGGACCTTTTTCGACGAGGAAGTCACCCCGATCATCAACCCCTACTGGGAGCGCGGCGAGTTTCCGTTTGAGCTGATCCCCAAGCTGGCGCAGCTCAACGTCGCCGGCGGCACGATCCAGGGCTATGGCTGCCCCGGTCTGTCGAGCGTGGCGGCAGGGCTGGTAGGCATGGAGATGGCGCGTGGCGATGGCAGCATCTGCACCTTCTTCGGCGTCACCAGCGGCCTGGCCATGGGCGCGATCTACTACTGCGGCTCCGAGGAGCAGCGCCAGCAGTGGTTGCCGGCCATGGCGCGGCTGGAGAAGATCGGCGCGTTTGGCCTGACCGAGCCATGGATCGGCTCGGACGCGGCGCATATCCAGACCACCGCTACGCGCGTCGGCGATCGCTATGTGCTCAACGGTGCCAAGCGCTGGATCGGCAATGCCTCGTTCGCCGATGTGACGGTGATCTGGGCGCGCGACTCGGAGACCGGCCAGGTTAGCGGCTTCCTGGTGGAGAAGGGCACGCCCGGCTTCGAAACCACGGTGATGCAGGGCAAGCTCGCCAAACGCGCGGTGCTCAACGCCGATATTCGGTTGACCAACTGCGAAATCCCCGAAGCCAACCGCTTGGCGCACGCCAACTCCTTCAAGGACACCGCCAACGTGCTCAAGAACACGCGCTACGGCGTGGCCTGGGAGGCGGTGGGCCATGCGCTGGCCGCCTTTGAGATCGCCCGCGCCTACGCGCTCAAGCGTCAGCAGTTTGGGCGGCCGATCGCCAGCTACCAGTTGATCCAGCAGAAGTTGGTGCAAATGCTGGGCGAAGTGACGGCCATGCAGCTCCTCTGCTGGCGGCTCTCCAAGCTGCGCGATGAAGACAAGATGACCGAGGGCATGGCCTCGCTGGCCAAGCAGCAGTGCGCGGCGCGCGCGCGGCAGGTGGTGGCGCTGGGCCGCGAAATCCTGGGCGGCAACGGCATTCTGTTGGACTACAATATCGCGCGCCACTTCGCCGACATGGAAGCGGTCTATACCTACGAGGGCTCGAACGAGATCAACACGCTGGTAGTGGGGCGCGAGATCACCGGCCTGCAGGCCTTTGTCGGCTGA
- a CDS encoding HPP family protein: MDSLRVADVMNPKVISISDEATLADAIEKLRQHRISALVVVDHSGHMVGVISQTDLIRAFQEHAGDPQVLQRPVSAYMTRDVISCAPHKSLAYAMRLLNQHRIHRLVVVQTHDGGRFVTDRMIPVGILSQTDIVRALMDRFETSEDRDETTVSR, encoded by the coding sequence ATGGACAGCTTACGCGTCGCCGATGTGATGAATCCCAAGGTGATCAGCATTTCAGACGAAGCCACCCTGGCCGATGCGATCGAGAAGCTGCGGCAGCATCGCATCTCGGCGCTGGTCGTTGTCGATCACTCCGGGCACATGGTAGGGGTCATCTCGCAGACCGACCTGATCCGCGCCTTTCAGGAGCACGCGGGCGATCCGCAGGTACTGCAACGCCCGGTAAGCGCCTACATGACACGCGATGTAATCTCGTGCGCGCCGCACAAGTCGCTGGCCTACGCCATGCGCCTGCTCAACCAACACAGGATTCACCGCCTGGTGGTGGTGCAGACCCACGATGGCGGACGCTTCGTCACCGATCGCATGATTCCGGTCGGCATTCTGTCGCAGACCGATATCGTACGCGCGCTGATGGATCGCTTCGAGACCAGCGAAGACCGGGACGAGACCACGGTCAGCCGCTAA
- a CDS encoding VanW family protein, whose amino-acid sequence MPQRNFPEYGPIQRRRGAVPPRPMAMPMRDEAYTGATIPMRAPRRQVAAPMARRRGGSGWWWKGALLLLVLLFGAAVAGLAWLDRQYANRIYPNITVQGVDLSRMTVDQAQRALEQKYAAFLERPITIVYQGRAWEPSAAELGIRVDLRRMVAEAYNAGRGPDLVNNLRQIAVISQRGLDLPLRLEVDGVALQRYLQRIAAEVEQPGREASLTIVDAQPRVSESVNGRIVLLDETASDVLRALQRLEPQTVTLRTAEIEPQLTSERIAEAQRTVEAMLAAPLRLTFKDTVYELDQPTIADMITFQRVPGDKGVVLNAQLDQAKLEKWVTRLANKIGRASVEPRVNWNGGNLQIFQPGRVGYRLDIPRTIEMINGAIATVTRELELPVDEVQPRVTPENLHTLGIRELVSVGKSDFTGSAPYRITNIKVGVQKLHGILIAPGEEFSFNENVGNIDAANGFVEGYAIVGNRTQLEPGGGICQDSTTLFRAAFYAGLPFTAWTPHRFRISWYEKYDTIGMDATIFTGGGPDLRFVNDTGNWLLIQGYVNDADATVTFALYGTKVPGRVVERTAPKITNETPAPTKPVYIDDPEIPVGQFKQTDMARGGMEIEIWRIVKQDGQVVRRELFRTKFEAWPNIYLKNPKTPVPPGT is encoded by the coding sequence ATGCCGCAGCGCAACTTCCCTGAATATGGCCCGATCCAGCGTCGTCGCGGCGCGGTTCCGCCGCGGCCCATGGCCATGCCCATGCGCGATGAGGCCTACACCGGCGCGACGATCCCCATGCGCGCGCCACGGCGGCAGGTGGCCGCGCCGATGGCACGCCGCCGCGGGGGGAGTGGCTGGTGGTGGAAGGGCGCGCTGTTGCTGCTGGTGCTGCTGTTCGGTGCGGCGGTTGCTGGCCTGGCTTGGCTGGATCGCCAGTACGCTAATCGCATCTATCCCAACATCACCGTGCAGGGCGTTGACCTTAGCCGCATGACGGTTGATCAGGCGCAGCGCGCGCTGGAACAGAAGTATGCCGCGTTCCTGGAACGCCCGATCACCATTGTGTACCAGGGGCGCGCCTGGGAGCCGAGCGCCGCGGAGCTGGGCATCAGGGTCGATCTGCGGCGGATGGTAGCCGAGGCCTATAACGCCGGACGTGGACCTGACCTGGTCAACAATCTGCGGCAGATCGCGGTGATTTCGCAACGCGGCCTGGATCTGCCCCTGCGCCTTGAGGTCGATGGCGTGGCGCTCCAACGCTACCTGCAGCGCATCGCGGCCGAGGTGGAGCAGCCCGGCCGCGAGGCCAGCCTGACGATCGTTGATGCGCAACCGCGCGTCAGCGAGAGCGTCAACGGGCGCATCGTGCTGCTCGATGAGACGGCCAGCGACGTTCTGCGCGCGCTGCAGCGTCTGGAGCCGCAGACCGTGACGCTGCGTACTGCCGAGATCGAGCCACAACTGACCAGCGAACGCATCGCGGAAGCGCAGCGCACCGTCGAGGCGATGCTGGCTGCGCCGCTGCGCCTGACCTTCAAAGATACCGTCTATGAGCTCGATCAGCCCACCATCGCCGATATGATCACCTTCCAGCGCGTGCCGGGCGATAAAGGGGTGGTGCTCAACGCACAGCTCGATCAGGCCAAGCTCGAGAAATGGGTGACGCGCCTGGCCAACAAGATCGGCCGCGCCTCGGTCGAGCCGCGCGTCAACTGGAACGGCGGCAACCTGCAGATCTTTCAGCCGGGACGCGTCGGCTACCGCCTCGATATTCCGCGCACGATCGAGATGATCAACGGCGCGATCGCCACCGTCACGCGTGAGCTGGAGCTGCCGGTGGACGAGGTTCAGCCGCGCGTCACGCCCGAAAATCTGCATACCCTCGGTATTCGCGAGCTGGTCTCGGTGGGCAAGAGCGACTTCACCGGTTCAGCGCCCTACCGCATCACCAATATCAAGGTCGGCGTGCAGAAGCTGCACGGCATCCTGATCGCGCCCGGCGAGGAGTTCTCGTTCAACGAGAATGTCGGCAACATCGACGCCGCCAATGGCTTTGTGGAAGGCTATGCCATTGTCGGCAACCGCACGCAGCTTGAGCCGGGCGGCGGCATCTGCCAGGATTCGACTACCCTGTTCCGCGCCGCCTTCTATGCCGGCCTGCCCTTTACCGCCTGGACGCCGCACCGCTTCCGCATCTCGTGGTACGAGAAGTACGATACGATCGGCATGGACGCGACGATCTTCACCGGCGGCGGTCCCGATCTGCGCTTCGTCAACGATACCGGCAACTGGCTGCTGATCCAGGGCTACGTCAACGATGCGGACGCGACCGTGACCTTCGCGCTCTACGGCACCAAGGTGCCTGGACGCGTGGTGGAGCGTACCGCACCCAAGATCACCAACGAAACGCCCGCGCCAACCAAGCCGGTGTACATCGACGATCCCGAAATCCCGGTAGGGCAGTTCAAACAGACCGACATGGCGCGCGGCGGCATGGAGATCGAGATCTGGCGCATCGTCAAACAGGACGGCCAGGTGGTGCGGCGCGAGCTGTTCCGCACCAAGTTCGAGGCCTGGCCTAATATCTACCTCAAGAACCCCAAGACGCCGGTGCCGCCGGGAACCTAG
- the rfbC gene encoding dTDP-4-dehydrorhamnose 3,5-epimerase has protein sequence MKVYTTPLEGVLLLEPVVHRDERGFFFESYSARALAEHGITTTFVQDNHSRSVRGTIRGLHYQVGAGQVKLVRVLSGAIFDVAVDIRWGSPTFGKWFGQILSADNFLQMYIPVGFAHGFCVLSETADVAYKCSSFYAPQDERGLLWNDPAIGIAWPTFEPILSERDRRHPTLEQIGRDFVYGA, from the coding sequence ATGAAGGTGTACACGACGCCGCTCGAGGGCGTGCTGCTGCTGGAACCAGTGGTGCATCGCGATGAGCGTGGCTTTTTCTTCGAAAGCTACTCGGCGCGCGCGCTGGCCGAGCACGGCATCACCACCACCTTTGTGCAGGACAACCACTCGCGCTCGGTGCGCGGCACGATCCGCGGCCTGCACTACCAGGTTGGTGCTGGACAGGTCAAGCTGGTGCGCGTGCTCTCCGGCGCGATCTTTGATGTGGCGGTGGACATTCGTTGGGGCTCGCCCACCTTTGGGAAATGGTTCGGGCAGATCCTCTCGGCAGACAACTTCCTGCAGATGTACATCCCGGTGGGCTTTGCGCACGGCTTCTGTGTGCTGAGCGAGACGGCGGATGTCGCCTATAAATGCAGCTCGTTCTACGCGCCGCAGGATGAGCGTGGTCTGCTGTGGAACGATCCGGCGATCGGCATTGCCTGGCCGACCTTCGAGCCGATCCTCTCGGAGCGCGACCGCCGCCATCCGACGCTGGAGCAGATCGGGCGCGATTTCGTGTACGGCGCCTAG
- a CDS encoding GntG family PLP-dependent aldolase, whose product MPIDLRSDTVTLPSPEMRRAMAEAELGDDVYGEDPTVNRLQELAAELLGKEAALLVASGTMGNLVALLAHAPRGAKVILGDESHIFNYEQGGAAVVGGLVYHTLPTGRFGELPLERLASAAQRVDDAHYAQPGVICLENTHNRCGGTIIPLDYVAQVRAIADREGLPLHLDGARLPNAAVALGCSLRELAAPFDSVQLDLSKGLAAPVGGVVAGSRAFIARAHRARKLLGGGMRQAGVIAAAGIVALERMVDRLAEDHAHARRLAEELAAFPDVRIDLETVQTNLVVFRLDPARWTPQRFIAAMREQGVLLGGFGDDRLRFATHYGITRADIDATLLALRRVLGAA is encoded by the coding sequence ATGCCGATCGATCTGCGTTCCGATACCGTGACCCTGCCCTCGCCTGAGATGCGGCGCGCCATGGCCGAGGCCGAGCTGGGCGATGATGTGTATGGCGAAGACCCCACCGTCAACCGGCTGCAAGAGCTGGCCGCCGAGCTGCTCGGGAAGGAAGCCGCGCTATTGGTCGCCAGCGGTACGATGGGCAACCTGGTGGCGCTGCTGGCGCATGCGCCGCGCGGCGCGAAGGTAATCCTGGGCGATGAGTCACATATCTTCAACTACGAGCAGGGTGGCGCGGCGGTGGTAGGCGGTCTGGTCTACCACACCTTGCCGACCGGTCGCTTCGGCGAGCTGCCGCTGGAGCGGCTGGCCAGCGCAGCGCAGCGCGTGGACGATGCCCACTATGCGCAGCCAGGCGTGATCTGCCTGGAGAACACGCACAACCGCTGCGGCGGCACGATCATCCCGCTCGACTATGTCGCGCAGGTCCGCGCCATTGCCGACCGGGAAGGACTGCCCCTGCACCTCGACGGCGCGCGGCTGCCGAATGCAGCGGTGGCGCTGGGGTGTTCCCTGCGCGAGCTGGCCGCGCCCTTCGATTCGGTCCAGCTCGATCTGTCCAAAGGTCTGGCGGCGCCGGTCGGCGGCGTGGTGGCCGGCAGCCGCGCGTTTATCGCCCGGGCGCATCGCGCGCGGAAGCTGCTCGGCGGCGGCATGCGCCAGGCGGGCGTGATCGCCGCTGCCGGCATCGTCGCCCTGGAGCGCATGGTCGATCGTCTGGCGGAGGATCACGCCCACGCGCGCCGACTGGCCGAAGAGCTGGCTGCCTTTCCCGATGTGCGCATCGACCTGGAAACGGTGCAGACCAACCTGGTGGTCTTCCGGCTCGACCCCGCGCGCTGGACGCCGCAGCGCTTCATCGCTGCCATGCGCGAGCAGGGCGTGCTGCTGGGCGGCTTCGGCGACGATCGTTTGCGCTTCGCGACGCACTACGGCATCACCCGCGCCGACATCGACGCCACGCTGCTGGCGCTGCGGCGCGTGCTGGGCGCGGCCTGA
- a CDS encoding GDP-mannose 4,6-dehydratase: protein MRALITGINGFVGGHLAEHLLAATDWQLFGVTREPALALPALRGRVTPLVADLLDAAAVRHVVREARPEVVFHLAAQAHTPTSFRDPAGTLTGNILMQLHLFEAIRAAELDPLILVVGTGEEYGAVRPDELPVNEQTPLRPVSPYAVSKAAQDLLAFQYHAAYGLRTIRVRPFNHTGPRQEDRYAPTAFAHQIARIEAGLQAPVVRVGNLEAQRDFTDVRDMVRAYHLAVLHGQPGEVYNLGSGRAVPIRAILEQLLALSTVPIQVEPDAERMRPADVPLIVCDATRFRERTGWQPQIPLAQTLRDILEDFRARVRGAG, encoded by the coding sequence ATGCGAGCACTGATCACCGGCATCAACGGCTTCGTGGGCGGGCATCTGGCCGAGCATCTGCTGGCGGCGACCGACTGGCAGCTCTTTGGTGTGACGCGCGAGCCGGCGCTGGCGCTGCCCGCGCTGCGGGGCCGGGTCACGCCGCTGGTCGCCGATCTGCTCGACGCCGCGGCCGTGCGTCACGTCGTGCGCGAGGCACGCCCGGAGGTGGTCTTTCACCTGGCGGCGCAGGCGCATACGCCCACCTCGTTTCGCGATCCCGCCGGCACGCTGACCGGCAACATTTTGATGCAGCTCCACCTCTTTGAAGCCATTCGCGCCGCCGAGCTGGACCCGCTAATCCTGGTTGTCGGCACCGGCGAGGAATACGGTGCGGTGCGCCCCGACGAGCTGCCGGTCAACGAGCAGACGCCGTTGCGTCCGGTCAGTCCCTATGCCGTCAGCAAGGCGGCGCAGGATCTGCTGGCCTTCCAGTACCATGCCGCCTACGGCCTGCGCACGATCCGCGTGCGGCCCTTCAACCACACCGGGCCGCGTCAGGAGGATCGCTACGCGCCGACCGCCTTTGCCCATCAGATCGCGCGCATCGAGGCCGGGCTGCAGGCGCCGGTGGTGCGCGTCGGCAATCTGGAAGCACAGCGCGATTTCACCGATGTGCGCGACATGGTGCGCGCCTACCATCTGGCCGTGCTGCACGGCCAGCCCGGCGAGGTGTACAACCTCGGTTCGGGCCGCGCTGTACCGATTCGCGCCATTCTGGAGCAGCTGCTGGCGCTGAGCACAGTGCCGATTCAGGTCGAGCCCGATGCGGAGCGCATGCGTCCTGCCGATGTGCCGCTCATCGTGTGCGACGCGACGCGCTTTCGCGAACGCACCGGTTGGCAGCCGCAGATCCCGCTCGCGCAGACCCTCCGCGATATTTTGGAAGATTTTCGCGCGCGCGTCCGTGGCGCGGGTTGA
- a CDS encoding mannose-1-phosphate guanylyltransferase, giving the protein MHVLIMAGGTGTRLWPRSRAARPKQFLPLLSERSMLQETVDRIRPLVPPERILIATGRSYVDLVAEQLPELPRHNIIGEPSGKGSAPCIGLGALQIQRADPDALMVVLSSDHQIQKVEVFREALRAAAEVARQGYLVTLGIQPSEPHTGYGYIQRRAPLGSFNGFQAFEVARFVEKPDRARAEEYLRSGQYSWNAGIFIWRADVILEAFRRYLPRLSEQLVAIAAAGGPQATGAWEATWQAIDGITVDYGIMERAERVAVIPVDIGWSDVGDWDTLTSLAAGDTSNVVQADHLGIDTTNTLVYSDSQRLIATLGLDGFLVIDTGDALLIAPRSRAQDVKKIVDELKERGRTDLL; this is encoded by the coding sequence ATGCATGTTCTGATCATGGCCGGAGGAACCGGTACCCGTCTCTGGCCGCGCAGCCGTGCGGCGCGGCCCAAACAGTTTCTGCCGCTGCTCAGCGAGCGCAGCATGTTGCAGGAGACCGTCGATCGCATCCGGCCACTGGTGCCGCCGGAGCGCATCCTGATCGCTACCGGCCGCAGCTATGTCGATCTGGTTGCCGAGCAACTGCCGGAACTGCCGCGCCACAACATCATCGGCGAGCCGAGCGGCAAAGGCTCCGCGCCCTGCATTGGGCTGGGCGCGCTCCAGATCCAGCGCGCCGATCCCGACGCACTAATGGTAGTGCTCAGCTCCGACCATCAGATCCAAAAGGTCGAGGTCTTTCGCGAAGCGCTGCGCGCTGCGGCCGAGGTGGCGCGCCAGGGCTACCTGGTCACGCTGGGCATCCAACCGAGCGAGCCGCATACCGGCTACGGCTATATCCAGCGCCGTGCACCGCTGGGCAGCTTCAACGGCTTCCAGGCGTTTGAGGTGGCGCGCTTCGTCGAAAAGCCGGATCGCGCCCGCGCCGAGGAGTACCTGCGCAGCGGGCAGTATAGCTGGAACGCCGGGATCTTTATCTGGCGCGCGGATGTGATTCTGGAGGCCTTTCGCCGCTACCTGCCGCGGCTGAGCGAGCAGCTCGTGGCCATCGCCGCCGCGGGCGGACCGCAAGCAACCGGCGCCTGGGAAGCTACCTGGCAAGCGATCGACGGCATTACGGTCGACTACGGCATCATGGAGCGCGCCGAGCGCGTGGCGGTGATTCCGGTGGACATCGGTTGGAGCGACGTCGGCGACTGGGACACGCTCACCAGTCTGGCCGCGGGCGACACGTCCAATGTGGTGCAGGCCGATCACCTGGGTATCGACACGACCAATACGCTGGTGTACAGCGACAGCCAACGACTGATCGCCACGCTGGGGCTGGATGGCTTTCTGGTGATCGATACCGGTGACGCCCTGCTGATCGCGCCGCGCAGCCGCGCGCAGGACGTCAAGAAGATCGTTGATGAACTCAAAGAGCGGGGCCGCACCGATCTGCTCTGA
- a CDS encoding sugar phosphate nucleotidyltransferase — MTEQHQAIQAIVLVGGQGTRLRPLTLTTPKPLVPLANRAVIEHIVAWLEAQGIAEALLATQYRAADFERWLRRWRRQGGMPVQAISEPEPRGTAGAVAHLAERLHGPVVVVNGDNLLQLDLRAMLAFHRRVGAQVTIAVDDVVDPTGRGVVVCDAQGRVSQFQEKPAPGTAYATTVNTGVYILEAAAVTSIPRGRCCSFEQDVFPALIAAGIPVWAFRSRHIWIDTGTPDGYLRAQAAVLTGEASAPAGVELTPGVWVEDNVTLDSAAQLGGGVALGYGSVVAAGSRIDASSIGRECHVLGATVERSAIWDGSLLEATAIVRDSIIGYNCYIGAGARIVDAVLGDGCVLRAGAVVTGARLEAGMRR; from the coding sequence GTGACGGAGCAGCACCAAGCGATACAGGCGATCGTGCTGGTGGGCGGCCAGGGCACGCGGCTGCGTCCGCTGACGTTGACCACGCCCAAGCCCCTGGTGCCGCTGGCTAATCGCGCGGTGATCGAGCACATCGTGGCCTGGCTTGAAGCGCAGGGCATCGCCGAGGCGCTGCTGGCGACTCAGTATCGCGCCGCGGACTTCGAGCGCTGGCTGCGCCGCTGGCGCCGACAGGGCGGCATGCCGGTGCAGGCCATCAGCGAGCCGGAACCACGTGGCACGGCGGGCGCGGTCGCGCATCTGGCGGAGCGGCTGCATGGGCCGGTGGTGGTGGTCAACGGCGATAACCTGCTCCAGCTCGACCTGCGCGCCATGCTGGCCTTCCATCGGCGCGTCGGCGCGCAGGTCACCATCGCCGTGGACGACGTCGTCGATCCGACCGGTCGGGGCGTCGTCGTCTGCGATGCACAGGGCCGCGTCAGCCAGTTTCAGGAAAAACCAGCTCCCGGCACGGCGTATGCAACGACCGTCAACACCGGCGTGTACATACTGGAAGCGGCAGCCGTGACGTCCATTCCGCGCGGGCGCTGCTGTAGCTTTGAGCAGGATGTCTTCCCGGCGCTGATCGCCGCCGGTATACCGGTCTGGGCCTTTCGTTCACGGCATATCTGGATCGATACCGGCACGCCAGATGGCTACCTGCGCGCCCAGGCCGCGGTACTCACGGGTGAGGCCTCCGCGCCCGCCGGGGTGGAGCTGACGCCGGGCGTGTGGGTCGAAGACAACGTGACGCTGGACAGCGCGGCGCAGCTCGGTGGTGGCGTAGCGCTGGGCTATGGCAGCGTTGTTGCCGCCGGGTCGCGCATCGACGCGAGCAGCATCGGACGCGAGTGCCACGTCCTGGGCGCGACGGTGGAGCGGAGCGCCATCTGGGACGGCTCGCTGCTGGAAGCGACGGCGATCGTCCGCGATAGCATCATCGGCTACAATTGCTACATCGGTGCCGGTGCGCGCATCGTGGATGCGGTGCTGGGCGATGGCTGCGTGCTCCGCGCGGGAGCAGTGGTGACGGGCGCGCGGCTGGAAGCGGGCATGCGGCGGTGA